From Anaerohalosphaera lusitana, one genomic window encodes:
- a CDS encoding rhomboid family protein: MIFPIQTTAQPRHKPYTNYALIVMNVLIFLVTYIGEHRAPTGEPEVLRAWANEFMLTPIRPQLWQFISYAFLHGSFMHIFGNMYFLYMFGNSVNDRLGNVGYLCFYLAGSIIAGLGHFAFSNSPVLGASGAVAAVTGAYLVLFPKSVITVIYWFFIIGTIEVPAFWFIGLKLIVIDNLIVQTAANVAYDAHLTGYAFGIISIYLLLVLHLQEHEPQDLAIVLKQWYRRRKYKSAVSQGFDPFSGSTETTKKVRAKTRDTKKAHQQKINDQQIKHLRGEIGKNVTERNLPEAARIYAELLELDPGHVMPRQYQLDIANQLMSECKWQLSAQAYEGFMKHYENAEYAEQVELMLGILYSRYLDKPALAAKYFKQAREKLHDPGQIRLCEAELAKLREKGH; encoded by the coding sequence ATGATTTTCCCCATACAAACAACCGCACAACCAAGACATAAGCCATACACAAATTACGCCCTTATCGTCATGAACGTGCTCATCTTCCTCGTCACCTACATCGGCGAGCACCGAGCTCCCACAGGTGAACCAGAGGTCCTCCGCGCCTGGGCCAACGAATTCATGCTCACACCCATCCGCCCACAGCTCTGGCAGTTCATCTCGTACGCCTTCCTGCACGGGTCCTTTATGCACATCTTCGGCAACATGTACTTCCTCTACATGTTCGGCAACAGCGTAAACGACCGCCTGGGCAACGTCGGCTATCTCTGCTTCTACCTCGCGGGAAGCATAATCGCAGGCCTGGGCCATTTCGCCTTTTCGAATTCCCCCGTCCTCGGCGCAAGCGGCGCCGTCGCAGCCGTAACCGGCGCATACCTCGTCCTGTTCCCAAAATCCGTCATCACAGTCATATACTGGTTCTTCATTATCGGCACCATCGAGGTCCCCGCCTTCTGGTTCATCGGCCTCAAGCTCATCGTCATCGACAATCTCATCGTCCAGACCGCCGCAAACGTCGCATACGACGCCCATCTCACCGGCTACGCGTTCGGCATCATATCCATATACCTCCTCCTCGTCCTGCACCTCCAGGAACACGAACCCCAGGACCTCGCGATCGTCCTCAAACAGTGGTACCGCCGCCGAAAATACAAATCCGCCGTCTCGCAAGGCTTCGACCCCTTCTCCGGCAGCACCGAAACCACCAAGAAGGTCCGCGCCAAAACCCGCGACACCAAAAAGGCCCACCAGCAGAAGATCAACGACCAGCAGATAAAGCACCTCCGCGGCGAGATCGGCAAAAACGTCACCGAACGAAACCTCCCCGAAGCAGCCCGCATATACGCCGAGCTACTCGAGCTCGACCCCGGCCACGTCATGCCCCGCCAGTACCAGCTCGACATCGCAAATCAGCTCATGTCCGAGTGCAAATGGCAGCTCTCCGCCCAGGCATACGAAGGCTTCATGAAGCACTACGAAAACGCCGAATACGCCGAACAGGTCGAACTCATGCTCGGCATCCTCTACTCACGCTACCTCGACAAGCCCGCACTCGCCGCCAAATACTTCAAACAGGCCCGCGAAAAACTCCACGACCCCGGCCAGATCCGCCTCTGCGAAGCGGAACTCGCCAAACTCCGCGAAAAAGGCCACTGA
- a CDS encoding beta-N-acetylhexosaminidase: MKRLCVLAVLVLVLFAGFVGADEMNVIPKPVEVASKAGVFDISDDTVIVAGADLRGEAELLADYLSAAGLDVSIAGSAGGAASVIELKVAEEAGENEEGYTLIVDEDEIVIEGASAAGVFYGIQTLRQLLPAEVYGGGGEGVKWQVPCVRIEDEPSYPWRGMMLDVSRYFMDKDYVKRYMDMMAMHKLNVLQLHVVDDAGWRVEIEKYPKLTEVGAFRGKGADRSGGYYTKEDIREIVEYANRLHIEIVPEIEMPAHAMSALCAYPWLGCTGEQFEMPTKHWISREIMCAGRESTYEFVEDVLSEVVEMFPGRFVHIGGDEARYDRWKQCEHCRKRMEEEGLENYKQLQGYMTRRVEKFLMTKDRRLIGWDEILDCGLAPNATVMTWHRPATAVQAAKSGNNVVMALTGHAYFDTPESGLPGEPPAATWLPPISLKKAYQWEPAPKVLSEAEKKYILGGHGCLWTDQFLHKPFLQDMKVLAEKRSWRYVDYLTLPRMAALAEVVWTPEKLRGWEDFAARQSVQYGRYDGAGWHYRVPVPEVEKKRTADGYMITASSPVAGAEVRYTTDGRYPTPYSDVYGGPVKVDDPQKFAAITVVDRRHYSLAFQFPPDVSKQFAEFGEKLGEWESGKVSAGTYSPVKFDATGLINKAGVYEVTFMYTSGQQRLDIEKVEVIVNDKVVARDVHHGFTGGQRKANTYRLKIDDFETGANYFVRANVMGDTGDDSNGVVLIKLVE; the protein is encoded by the coding sequence ATGAAGCGTTTGTGTGTGTTGGCGGTTCTGGTTTTGGTTTTATTTGCGGGTTTTGTCGGGGCGGATGAGATGAATGTCATTCCAAAGCCTGTGGAGGTTGCCAGCAAGGCGGGGGTGTTCGATATTTCGGATGATACGGTGATCGTTGCTGGGGCGGATTTGCGGGGCGAGGCGGAACTGCTGGCGGATTATCTGTCGGCGGCTGGGCTGGACGTTTCTATTGCGGGTTCGGCTGGCGGTGCGGCAAGTGTGATCGAGTTGAAGGTCGCGGAAGAAGCGGGCGAGAATGAGGAAGGCTATACGCTGATCGTTGACGAGGACGAGATCGTGATAGAAGGCGCGTCGGCGGCGGGCGTGTTTTATGGGATACAGACGTTGAGGCAGTTGCTGCCGGCGGAGGTTTACGGCGGTGGCGGAGAGGGCGTTAAGTGGCAGGTGCCGTGTGTGCGGATCGAGGATGAGCCGAGCTATCCGTGGCGCGGGATGATGCTGGATGTATCGCGGTACTTCATGGACAAGGATTACGTGAAGCGGTACATGGACATGATGGCGATGCACAAGCTGAACGTGCTGCAGCTTCATGTGGTAGATGATGCGGGTTGGCGGGTCGAGATCGAGAAGTATCCGAAGCTGACGGAGGTTGGGGCGTTTCGCGGCAAGGGGGCGGATCGGTCTGGTGGGTACTATACGAAGGAGGATATTCGTGAGATCGTCGAGTATGCGAACAGGCTGCATATCGAGATCGTGCCGGAGATAGAGATGCCCGCGCATGCGATGTCTGCGCTGTGTGCGTATCCGTGGCTTGGGTGTACGGGCGAGCAGTTCGAGATGCCGACGAAGCACTGGATATCGCGGGAGATCATGTGTGCCGGTCGCGAGAGCACGTATGAGTTTGTCGAGGATGTTCTCAGCGAGGTTGTTGAGATGTTCCCGGGGCGGTTCGTGCATATCGGCGGGGACGAGGCGAGGTACGATCGTTGGAAGCAGTGCGAGCATTGCAGGAAGCGGATGGAAGAGGAAGGGCTGGAGAATTACAAACAGCTTCAGGGTTATATGACGAGGCGGGTGGAGAAGTTTCTGATGACGAAGGATCGTCGGCTGATCGGCTGGGACGAGATACTGGACTGCGGGCTCGCGCCGAACGCGACGGTGATGACGTGGCACAGGCCCGCGACGGCTGTACAGGCCGCGAAGAGTGGGAACAATGTTGTGATGGCGCTGACGGGGCACGCATATTTCGATACGCCCGAGAGCGGTCTGCCCGGTGAGCCGCCGGCTGCGACGTGGCTGCCGCCGATCTCGCTGAAGAAGGCGTACCAGTGGGAGCCCGCGCCGAAGGTGCTGAGCGAGGCTGAGAAAAAATACATACTGGGCGGGCACGGATGTTTGTGGACGGATCAGTTTTTGCACAAGCCCTTTTTGCAGGACATGAAGGTGCTGGCGGAGAAGCGGAGCTGGCGGTATGTGGATTATCTGACGCTGCCGAGGATGGCGGCGCTGGCGGAGGTTGTGTGGACGCCGGAGAAGCTTCGCGGCTGGGAGGATTTTGCGGCGAGGCAGAGCGTTCAGTACGGCAGGTATGACGGGGCGGGATGGCATTATCGTGTGCCGGTGCCCGAGGTTGAGAAAAAGCGGACGGCGGACGGTTATATGATCACGGCGAGCAGTCCGGTGGCCGGCGCGGAGGTTCGGTATACGACGGACGGGCGGTATCCTACGCCTTATTCGGATGTTTACGGTGGCCCGGTGAAGGTGGATGATCCGCAGAAGTTCGCGGCGATAACGGTTGTGGATCGTCGGCACTACAGCCTGGCGTTTCAGTTTCCTCCGGACGTAAGCAAGCAGTTCGCCGAGTTCGGTGAGAAGCTTGGCGAGTGGGAGTCGGGCAAGGTGTCGGCGGGAACGTATTCGCCGGTGAAGTTCGACGCGACCGGGCTGATCAACAAGGCGGGGGTGTATGAGGTGACGTTCATGTATACGAGCGGGCAACAGCGGCTGGATATCGAGAAGGTCGAGGTGATCGTTAACGACAAGGTCGTCGCGCGGGATGTGCATCACGGGTTCACGGGCGGACAGCGGAAGGCGAACACGTACCGGCTGAAGATCGATGATTTTGAGACGGGTGCGAATTATTTCGTGCGTGCGAACGTGATGGGTGATACCGGCGATGATTCGAACGGTGTGGTTTTGATCAAGCTGGTGGAGTAG
- a CDS encoding M24 family metallopeptidase: protein MNEQVAKARLKAVRKQMKEKGFDALVLLCNENLTYMTGFTGHESALVIARSGMTMVTDSRYTEQAMGECFACKYYEHAKGLAKGVGEVLARFKNIETVGLETRCSYAAFDLLKKEIRKATKAKVKPASGLPEAVRRTKNDDEAKNVQRAGKIAFKALEETLGQVRVGITEKELGGLLDFTMRKMGSQAGFETIMAFGPNCSRNHHQPGSRKLRKNDTILIDWGARYNSYTSDTTRSLAVGKVNKQHEKIYYAVLEANLAGIEACKPGASLREVDAACRQVLRKHDVPVFKHGTGHGLGLEVHEAPSFSPRAKGVLKAGDIVTIEPGCYIAGKMGVRIEDDVLITDKGHKVLTKDKGFSFAKEKLQVIKV from the coding sequence ATGAATGAGCAGGTCGCTAAGGCGAGATTGAAGGCGGTTCGCAAGCAGATGAAGGAAAAGGGTTTCGATGCGCTGGTGCTGCTGTGCAATGAGAATCTTACATATATGACTGGCTTTACGGGACACGAGAGTGCGCTGGTGATCGCGCGGAGCGGGATGACGATGGTTACGGACAGCCGATACACCGAGCAGGCGATGGGTGAGTGTTTTGCGTGTAAGTATTACGAGCATGCGAAGGGGCTTGCAAAGGGTGTTGGCGAGGTGCTTGCGCGGTTCAAGAATATCGAGACGGTCGGGCTGGAGACGCGGTGCAGTTATGCGGCGTTCGATCTGCTGAAGAAGGAAATACGCAAGGCGACCAAGGCGAAGGTCAAGCCGGCCAGCGGACTGCCCGAGGCGGTACGTCGGACGAAGAACGACGACGAGGCGAAGAACGTGCAGCGGGCGGGCAAGATCGCGTTCAAGGCGCTGGAAGAGACGCTCGGTCAGGTTCGCGTGGGGATCACGGAGAAGGAGCTTGGCGGGCTGCTCGATTTTACGATGCGTAAGATGGGATCGCAGGCGGGGTTCGAGACGATCATGGCGTTTGGGCCGAACTGTTCGCGGAACCACCATCAGCCGGGCTCGCGGAAGCTGCGCAAGAACGATACGATATTGATCGACTGGGGCGCGAGGTATAATAGTTATACTAGTGATACGACGCGTTCGCTGGCGGTTGGGAAGGTGAACAAGCAGCACGAGAAGATATATTATGCCGTGCTGGAGGCGAACCTGGCGGGGATCGAGGCGTGCAAGCCGGGCGCGAGCCTGCGCGAGGTGGATGCGGCGTGTCGACAGGTTTTGCGCAAGCACGATGTGCCTGTGTTCAAGCACGGCACGGGGCACGGGCTTGGGCTTGAAGTGCACGAGGCGCCGAGTTTCAGTCCGCGTGCGAAGGGCGTGCTGAAGGCGGGCGATATCGTGACGATCGAGCCTGGCTGTTATATTGCGGGCAAGATGGGCGTGCGTATCGAGGACGATGTGCTGATCACCGATAAGGGACATAAGGTGCTGACGAAGGACAAGGGCTTTTCGTTCGCGAAGGAGAAGCTGCAGGTGATCAAGGTTTAG
- the thiC gene encoding phosphomethylpyrimidine synthase ThiC — protein sequence MATQLEIARAGKISDVMKRTADREGVSAELIRDELAAGRLVIPANKVHVADNLEPAAIGRAVSVKINANIGASDVSSSLDGEIEKMKMAISLGADAMMDLSTGEDLDAIRERLIAECPVMFGTVPVYEVIVGRGVEDIDHKTILEVAEKQAKQGVDFFTIHAGLLREHLPLTKKRVCGIVSRGGALMAKWMVHHDRQNPMYELFDDLCDIMREYDVAFSLGDGLRPGCGADATDEAQIAELRTLGELASRAQEKGCQVMVEGPGHVPYDQIKRNMELQQDICNDAPFYVLGPLVTDSAPGYDHITSAIGGTAAAFYGASFLCYVTPREHLGLPDVDDVRQGVIASKIAAHAADVARGFGQAAARDRRLSEARANLEWDKHIAESLDPKTAQRMHEEACARSQIADSGDSADYCTMCGRDWCSVRINREVRDQF from the coding sequence ATGGCGACTCAGTTAGAGATTGCAAGGGCGGGAAAGATTAGCGATGTTATGAAGCGGACCGCTGATCGCGAGGGCGTGAGCGCGGAGCTGATACGCGATGAGCTGGCGGCGGGTCGGCTGGTGATACCGGCGAACAAGGTGCACGTTGCGGACAATCTAGAGCCGGCGGCGATCGGCCGTGCGGTCTCTGTGAAGATTAACGCGAATATCGGCGCGAGCGATGTCAGTTCGTCGCTGGATGGTGAGATCGAGAAGATGAAGATGGCGATCTCGCTCGGTGCGGATGCGATGATGGATCTTAGCACGGGTGAGGATCTGGACGCGATACGCGAACGGCTGATCGCGGAATGCCCGGTGATGTTCGGGACGGTACCGGTGTACGAGGTTATCGTCGGGCGGGGCGTTGAGGATATCGATCACAAGACTATACTGGAAGTTGCCGAGAAGCAGGCCAAGCAGGGCGTGGACTTTTTCACGATACACGCGGGGCTGCTGCGTGAGCATCTGCCGTTGACGAAAAAACGTGTGTGCGGGATCGTCAGCCGGGGCGGTGCGCTGATGGCGAAATGGATGGTGCATCACGATCGGCAGAACCCGATGTACGAGCTGTTTGACGATCTTTGTGATATCATGCGTGAGTATGACGTTGCGTTCTCGCTGGGTGACGGGCTGCGGCCCGGATGCGGTGCGGATGCGACGGACGAGGCACAGATCGCGGAGCTGCGGACGCTGGGCGAGCTGGCCTCGCGGGCGCAGGAGAAGGGCTGTCAGGTGATGGTCGAAGGGCCGGGGCACGTGCCTTACGATCAGATCAAGCGGAACATGGAGCTGCAGCAGGATATCTGCAATGATGCGCCGTTCTATGTGCTCGGACCGCTCGTGACGGACAGTGCGCCGGGTTACGATCATATCACTTCGGCGATTGGCGGGACGGCGGCTGCGTTTTACGGGGCCTCGTTCCTTTGTTATGTGACGCCGAGGGAGCACCTGGGTCTGCCGGACGTTGACGATGTACGGCAGGGTGTGATCGCGTCAAAGATCGCGGCGCATGCTGCGGATGTGGCGCGGGGGTTTGGCCAGGCGGCGGCACGGGACAGGAGACTTAGCGAAGCGCGGGCGAATCTGGAGTGGGACAAGCATATCGCAGAATCGCTCGATCCGAAGACCGCGCAGCGAATGCACGAGGAAGCGTGTGCACGCAGCCAGATCGCCGACTCGGGGGATTCTGCGGATTACTGCACGATGTGCGGACGCGACTGGTGCAGCGTGCGGATCAACCGCGAAGTGCGGGATCAGTTCTAG